Proteins from a genomic interval of uncultured Methanocorpusculum sp.:
- a CDS encoding 30S ribosomal protein S8e produces the protein MLWQGKSVRKATGGRYHASRGKKRFEIGRSPAETIIGTSRIKTIRVTGGNTKVRALRCEFANVSDKKTGKVQKVKINSVAENAANPNYVRRNLMTKGAIITTELGKAQIVSRPGQDGVINAVLIE, from the coding sequence ATGCTTTGGCAAGGTAAATCAGTAAGAAAGGCGACCGGTGGTCGCTATCACGCATCCCGCGGAAAGAAACGGTTCGAGATCGGAAGATCCCCGGCTGAAACCATCATCGGGACCTCCCGCATAAAGACCATCCGCGTAACCGGTGGAAACACCAAAGTCCGCGCACTCCGCTGCGAGTTTGCAAACGTCAGCGACAAGAAGACCGGAAAAGTTCAGAAAGTCAAGATCAACTCTGTTGCAGAAAATGCAGCAAACCCGAACTACGTCCGCCGTAACCTCATGACCAAGGGAGCAATCATCACGACCGAACTTGGTAAAGCACAGATCGTCAGCCGCCCAGGTCAGGATGGCGTTATCAACGCAGTCCTGATCGAATAA
- the hypB gene encoding hydrogenase nickel incorporation protein HypB, whose amino-acid sequence MHHVDVHMEAEIYGANNRLAEHNAEHFKAHNVRAFDLLGAIGSGKTSLIEKIVPELKSRGKVSAAIAGDVYGDDDFQRIVKTGIIAFNANTGKECHLDAHLVHHALDHMDLDDVDIVFIENVGNMVCPTDFKLGAEKRIVVISTTEGDDVVNKHPMMFRDCQIAIINKVDLAEAVGCNVERMIADIKRYNPEMLIIKTNLKKGEGVKEIADAILA is encoded by the coding sequence ATGCATCACGTGGATGTTCACATGGAAGCCGAAATATACGGCGCAAACAACCGTCTGGCAGAGCACAATGCGGAGCACTTCAAAGCCCACAATGTTCGGGCATTCGATCTTCTCGGGGCGATCGGATCCGGAAAAACCTCATTAATCGAAAAGATCGTACCTGAACTCAAATCGAGAGGAAAAGTCTCGGCAGCAATTGCCGGCGATGTATACGGCGATGATGATTTCCAGCGGATCGTCAAAACCGGCATAATCGCATTCAACGCAAACACCGGCAAAGAATGCCATCTGGATGCCCACCTTGTCCACCACGCGCTCGATCACATGGACCTCGACGACGTCGATATCGTCTTCATTGAAAATGTTGGAAACATGGTCTGCCCAACCGACTTCAAACTCGGAGCGGAAAAACGGATCGTCGTCATCTCGACCACCGAAGGCGACGATGTGGTTAACAAACACCCGATGATGTTTCGGGACTGTCAGATCGCCATAATAAACAAAGTTGACTTAGCAGAGGCAGTCGGCTGCAATGTTGAGAGAATGATTGCCGATATCAAACGCTACAACCCGGAAATGCTGATCATCAAAACCAACCTGAAGAAAGGTGAAGGGGTCAAAGAGATCGCCGATGCCATCCTTGCCTAA
- a CDS encoding signal recognition particle subunit SRP19/SEC65 family protein, with protein MAIRFLYPCYFDAALTRSEGRRVAKSLAVSAPNMAMISRAAKISGVSVLDEERDAHHPAQWYKAGGRIRVEYGGSKEDLLKSVAEKLGGK; from the coding sequence ATGGCAATTCGTTTTCTTTACCCGTGCTATTTTGATGCCGCTCTGACCAGAAGCGAGGGCAGGCGTGTAGCAAAGAGTCTGGCTGTTTCCGCTCCGAATATGGCTATGATTTCCCGCGCTGCAAAAATATCTGGTGTCTCTGTTCTTGATGAGGAACGCGATGCCCATCATCCGGCGCAGTGGTATAAAGCCGGCGGACGTATTCGCGTGGAGTACGGCGGGTCCAAAGAGGATCTTCTGAAGAGTGTCGCTGAAAAGCTCGGCGGGAAGTAA
- a CDS encoding histidinol phosphate phosphatase domain-containing protein, whose product MYDFHCHTTMSDGELIPTELIRRMAVAGYTEMAIADHADFSNVELLIESQEKVKRSAAEYGIRLFTGVEITHVPPTEIAELAKYARSLGAEVVIVHGETISEPVAPGTNLAAVTSPDVDILAHPGMIYEEEASLAAKNGVFLEITSRNGHNKANGHVLASARRAGAGVLIQSDIHGPGDIINEKMRGLVARGAGMSEDEAKKVLSLTSADIFFR is encoded by the coding sequence ATGTACGATTTTCACTGCCATACTACGATGAGTGACGGTGAACTGATCCCGACCGAGCTGATCCGCCGGATGGCAGTTGCCGGATATACTGAAATGGCGATCGCCGATCATGCGGATTTTTCCAATGTGGAATTGCTTATCGAGTCTCAGGAGAAGGTGAAGAGATCCGCAGCAGAGTATGGAATAAGACTATTTACCGGCGTTGAGATTACGCACGTACCCCCAACTGAGATCGCCGAACTTGCGAAGTATGCCAGGTCGCTTGGTGCGGAAGTGGTGATCGTTCACGGTGAAACGATCTCCGAGCCGGTTGCTCCGGGTACGAATCTGGCTGCCGTAACCAGCCCGGATGTGGATATTCTGGCTCACCCGGGCATGATTTACGAGGAAGAGGCGTCTCTTGCAGCAAAGAACGGCGTTTTTCTGGAGATTACGTCAAGGAACGGGCACAATAAAGCGAATGGTCACGTGCTTGCCTCTGCGCGGCGCGCGGGAGCCGGTGTTCTGATTCAGTCGGACATTCACGGCCCGGGTGATATAATTAACGAAAAAATGCGTGGTCTGGTAGCACGTGGGGCGGGTATGAGCGAAGACGAGGCAAAAAAAGTCCTTTCCCTCACTTCTGCGGATATTTTCTTCCGCTAA
- a CDS encoding Gar1/Naf1 family protein yields the protein MKFAGNVVSRLGRRLLIVESDAGQLPPLYTEVADEQSRSVGKIVDLYGSVSRPYLTVLCSTDSSVGVHAGDKLYVISATRPEKSRKTSSHKYGRDMRANRR from the coding sequence GTGAAATTTGCAGGGAATGTTGTATCCCGTCTTGGGCGACGGTTGCTGATTGTTGAAAGTGATGCTGGTCAGCTGCCCCCGCTTTATACGGAGGTTGCAGATGAGCAAAGCAGATCAGTTGGAAAAATCGTTGACCTTTACGGGAGCGTTTCACGACCCTATCTGACTGTGCTGTGCAGCACTGATTCGTCTGTTGGTGTGCATGCAGGAGACAAACTGTATGTCATTTCCGCGACCAGGCCGGAAAAATCCAGAAAAACTTCATCTCACAAATACGGCCGCGATATGCGCGCAAACCGGCGCTAA
- a CDS encoding transcription initiation factor IIB: METEIEKLKQLRADREKMKQRQETTLVTREKEKQGGNDATATVCPECGSKQLVHDYERAELVCQHCGLVLDDDFIDRGPEWRAFDHDQRMKRSRVGAPMTFTIHDKGLSTMIDWRNRDSYGRAISSKNRAQLYRLRKWQRRIRVSNATERNLAFALSELDRMASALGLPRNVREAAAVVYRDAVDKNLIRGRSIEGVAAAALYAACRQCNVPRTLDEIAEVSRVSRKEIGRTYRFISRELGLKLLPTSPGDYVPRFCSGLGLKGEVQSRAMEILKQAGERELTSGRGPTGVAAAAIYISSILSGERRTQREVADVAGVTEVTIRNRYKELAEQLDIEIIL, from the coding sequence ATGGAAACTGAAATTGAAAAACTGAAACAGCTGCGAGCAGATAGAGAAAAAATGAAACAGCGTCAGGAAACGACGCTTGTTACGAGGGAAAAGGAGAAACAGGGTGGAAACGATGCGACGGCGACGGTCTGTCCGGAGTGTGGGAGCAAGCAGCTCGTTCATGATTATGAGCGTGCGGAGCTTGTCTGTCAGCACTGCGGTCTTGTTTTAGATGACGATTTCATTGATCGCGGGCCGGAGTGGCGTGCGTTTGATCATGATCAGCGGATGAAGAGATCACGTGTCGGTGCGCCGATGACCTTTACGATTCACGATAAGGGTCTTTCCACCATGATCGACTGGAGAAACCGTGATAGTTACGGGCGTGCGATTTCTTCCAAGAACCGGGCTCAGTTATATCGTCTGAGAAAATGGCAGCGCCGTATCAGAGTTTCCAATGCGACCGAGCGTAACCTGGCGTTTGCACTTTCCGAACTTGACCGAATGGCTTCAGCTCTCGGTCTTCCCCGAAACGTTCGTGAGGCCGCTGCGGTTGTTTACCGTGATGCCGTTGATAAGAATCTGATTCGCGGAAGAAGTATTGAGGGGGTTGCGGCCGCGGCATTATATGCAGCCTGCCGTCAGTGCAATGTTCCAAGAACGCTTGATGAAATCGCAGAAGTGTCCCGTGTCTCAAGAAAAGAGATCGGCAGAACCTATCGTTTCATCTCTCGTGAACTCGGACTGAAACTTCTTCCGACTTCCCCCGGCGACTATGTTCCAAGATTCTGTTCAGGTCTCGGTCTGAAAGGCGAGGTCCAGTCCCGTGCAATGGAAATTTTAAAACAGGCCGGCGAGCGTGAACTCACGAGTGGACGTGGGCCGACCGGCGTTGCCGCAGCGGCGATTTACATCTCCTCGATTCTTTCAGGAGAACGCAGAACTCAGCGCGAAGTTGCCGATGTGGCAGGTGTAACGGAAGTTACTATCCGTAATAGATACAAGGAACTTGCCGAACAACTGGATATCGAGATTATCTTATAA